GAAGAACGGTGCTGACTGCGCTGCGCCAGGCCAACGGCGGCTAGCATGGTCTGCGCCTTCTCTTGCGCCTCTTTCGGCGCCACGTTGCCTATCAACAGCGGCATCGCCACGTTTTCCAGCGCGGTGAAATCCGGCAGCAGGTGGTGGAACTGATAGATGAAACCCAGCTCGCGGTTGCGTAGCGCCGCTTTAGCGGCGGCCGACAACTGATTCAGCGTCTTGCCCTGAAATACCACGTCGCCGGAGGTCGGCGAATCCAGCCCGCCCAGCAAATGCAACAGCGTACTCTTGCCGGAGCCGGAGCTGCCGACAATCGCCATCATTTCCCCCTGTTGCATATCGAATGACACATCACGCAGCACATCGGTGGACAGGTTGCCTTCCTGATAGCGTTTGCATAGCTGACGGCACTGCAATAACGGTGAATTACTCATAACGTAAAGCCTCTGCGGGATGGGTGGCGGCCGCGCGCCAGGAAGGATAAAGCGTGGAAAGCAGCGCCAGCAGCATCGCCACCAGCGCGATGGCGATGACCTGCGCCGGCTGGATCTGCACCGGCAGCGCGCCGCCGTCGATCAGCAGTCCGAGCATCGGCATCAGGGTATTGAGCTGACTGGCCAGCACCATACCCAGTATCGCCCCGACCAGCCGCCCCCATCACACCGGCGCCGCCGCCCTGAACCATGAATACCGCCATAATCTGGCGTCGGGTCAACCCCTGCGTTTGCAGAATAGCGACCTCGCCCTGTTTTTCCATCACCAGCAAACCCAGCGAAGTAATGATATTAAACGCGGCGACGGCCACAATCAGGCTTAGCAGCAGCCCCATCATGTTTTTCTCCATCCTCACCGCCTGGAACAGCTCGCCTTTGCGTTCGCGCCAGTCTTTCCACGCTGTCCCCGGCGGCAATGCCTGCTGGCTGAGCGTGTCCACCGTCAGCGGCTGATTGAGCCACAGCCGCCAGCCGGTGATATTGCCGAGCGGGTAGCGCATCAGGCGCGAGGCGTCCTGCTGGTTAACCAACAGCTGATAGCCATCCACTTCGCTGCGGGCGGAAAAGGTGCCGGCTACGGTAAACAACCGCTGACTGGGAACCCGCCCCATCGGCGTCAACTGGCTGGCGCTGGTGACCATCAGCCGCAGTTGGTCGCCCGGTTTAACGCCAAGCTGGCTGGCCAACTGCTCGCCGAGAATCACCTGATACTGCCCCGGCTGCAACTGCTGCAAGTGGGTATTGACCAGATAGTTAGCCAGCGGCTCCTGCTCGTCGGGGTTAACGCCGAGCATCACCCCCACCGCCACGCTGCGGGCGCTTTGCAGCACCACATCGCCGGTGGTCAGCGGCGCGATACGGCTGATGCCTTTCAGGCTGGACAGCGAAGAAGACGGCAACGTCTGCGGGTTAAGGGAGCCTTGCGGCGTGGTGATGATGGCCTGGGGCATCAGCCCCAGAATGCTGTTTTCCAGCTCCCGCTCAAAGCCGTTCATCACCGACAGCACGGTGACCAACGCCATCACCCCGAGGGTGATACCAATAGCGGACAACCAGGAAACAAACCGCCCGAAGCGGTCCGCGGCCCGCCCTCGCATGTAGCGCAGGCCGATGAAAAGTGCGACAGGTTGATACATGAAATCCGTCTGGATGAGGTTGCTAAAGCAAAGTGAACAAGGATAATAAAGGGTAGTACTACTTTATGGAACCCTAACCCTCTCTCTTCCCGACTTTTTCTTAGTGGATATCGAGACCTGATAATCGGATGATGCCTGAACAATATCGCTATACCTTGCCTGGCAAAGCGGGTGAACAACGCCTGCTGGGCCAGCTTACCGGCGCAGCCTGCGCCGTCGAATGCGCAGAGATCGTTGAACACCACGCCGGACTGGTGGTACTGATTACCCCTGACATGCAGAATGCTCTACGGTTGCGCGACGAAATTCAGCAGTTTACCGCTCAGCCGGTAATGACGCTGCCGGATTGGGAAACCCTGCCGTACGACAGTTTTTCCCCCCACCAGGAAATTATCTCCGCCCGGTTATCCACGCTGTACCAGTTATCCTCGCTGACGCGCGGCGTGTTGATCCTGCCGGTCAATACCCTGATGCAGAAAGTGTGTCCGCACGCGTTCCTGCACGGCCATGCGTTGATGCTGAAAAAAGGTCAGCGCCTGTCGCGCGATAAGCTG
The DNA window shown above is from Dickeya dadantii NCPPB 898 and carries:
- the lolD gene encoding lipoprotein-releasing ABC transporter ATP-binding protein LolD, with amino-acid sequence MSNSPLLQCRQLCKRYQEGNLSTDVLRDVSFDMQQGEMMAIVGSSGSGKSTLLHLLGGLDSPTSGDVVFQGKTLNQLSAAAKAALRNRELGFIYQFHHLLPDFTALENVAMPLLIGNVAPKEAQEKAQTMLAAVGLAQRSQHRSSELSGGERQRVAIARALVNSPSLVLADEPTGNLDQRTTDAIFELLGELNVRQGTAFLVVTHDLHLASRLGRQLEMRDGQLQQELTLMGASQ